The following is a genomic window from Miltoncostaea oceani.
CCGGGGGCTGCAGGGCAACCGCATCCGCGTCCAGGGTTGGGCATTCGATCCGGACAACGCCGCGAAGCCTGTCAAGGTCGTGGCGTGGATCGATGGGAGGCCCGGGCAGAAAGGCGCCCGGCGAGTGGATCTCGGCTACGCCACCCTCAAGAGGGGGGACGTCGAGCGAGCCTTCAGGAAGAAGTTCCCCGGGGTCGGCAACCGACACGGCTTCGACCGCACCATCGACAAGGTGTCTCCGGGGAGCCACACGGTTCGTGTGTATGCGGTGAATCGTTTCAAGGGTGGCGGCCTCGCCCGGCTTGGCGGCCGGACGATCCGGGTCCCTAAGCCGCCGACCGGGAGGTGGATCGCGTATGACACGACGCTGGGGATCCACCTCGTCCGGCCCGACGGCTCACAGCGCCGCATGCTCGTCAACCAGCGAGGGGCTCGAAGCCCGAGCTGGTCGAGGGACGGCAAGTGGGTCGCGTTCGAGTATCGGCCCGACAAGTTCGGCAACATCACCTCCTCGACGACGGTGCACGTGGTTCGGGCTGACGGACGCCTGCGGCGCAAGGTCGCGCGAGGGCACACCCCCGCCTGGAGCCTCGACGGCCGAGAGGTCTACTACCTGCCCAGAAACCTTGATCGAACGGCCGGAGTGGTCCTTGCGGTCAACGTGAAGACGGGCAAGATTCGCCGGACGAAGTTCGTAACGACGGCGCGCTCGCACGACGGCTCCCAGATGGCGCACTTCGGTGGTGGGCCCTGCCCGCCCCCTCAGCAGCCCGGGTACGAGAACATTTGCGACGCGCCCTTCTGGCTCCACATCGTTTCGACCCGCGACGGTCGGGAGCAGACGATTCGGGTGCCACGACGAAGCGCGGACCCGCTTCCGCTCTCGTGGTCACCTTCGGGTGAAGTTCTCTACAACTGCGAGGGCGCTGCAGCCTCACGGTGGCGTGACCTGTGCGCGTACGACACCGTTCGCCGGCGGTTCACTCATTTCAGAGGCCCCAGCCAGACTGCTGAGATGGCCGGTTCGTTCTCCCCGGACGGCTCCCAGATCGCGGTCGCCGCGCTCGAGGGCCTCTACGTGAGACCTCGCTCGCGCAACGGCGTGAGATGGCTTGTTCGAAATCCGGCAGTCATCGCGGATCCGGTTGCTGGTCGCTCCAACTCGCCCTTCTCTCCCGCCTGGCAGCCATGATCTCGCTCCCCACCTGTGGGCAGGACTATCCGTCGCTCTGTGCAGTTGGGCCCTCATGGTCGCGGGCAAGAGTCTCAGCACGGTGCAGTCACGGAGCAGTGGTGGTCACGTGGTGGTCACGTTGGGGACCACCCCGACGAACACCCTGCTGAAGGAGAACCTCCACCCGCCTTCGCACGGCGGAGGTCGTCGGTTCGATCCCGTCATCCTCCATCGCCCGGCCCCGGGATCCCCGGCGGCGGCGGGCACCGCCGTCCGCGTCGTCGCGGGCGTGTCCTAGGCTTCCGGCGATGCTCCGCATCCGCCTCGTCGGTGAGCTCCGCGTGGAACTCGACGGGCGAGGACTGCCCGCCCTCGCCAGCCGACGCGCGCGGTCGCTCCTCGCCTGGCTCGCGTACCACCCGGGCCTCCACCCCCGCACGCGGGTCGCGTCGGTCTTCTGGCCCGACGTGCTGGACGCCAGCGCCCGCGCGAGCCTCCGGACCACCCTCGCGCTGCTGCGGCGCGACCTGGGGGACGGCGCCGGCGCCGCGATCGCCGCCGGGCGCGACCGCATCGGGATCGAGGACGGCCCCGGCGTCGTGGTCGACGTCCGCGAGATCGACCGGCTCGCCGCCGCCGGGCAGGGGGACGCGGCGCTCGCGCTCTGCACCGACGACCTCCTCACGGACCTCGACGACGACTGGGTGCTCGAGGCCCGCGACGCCCACCGCGACCGCGTCGTGGCGCTGCTCGCCGACCTGGGGCGGCGGGCCGAGGAGGCGGGCGACCTCGCGACCGCGATCGCGCACGCCCGGCGCCGGCGGGACCTCGAGCCGGTGTCCGAGGACGCGGCGCGGGTGCTGATGGACCGCCTCGCGGCGTCCGGCGACGCCGCCGCCGCCGTCGCCGTGTACGAGGCGTTCCGCGCCGCCCTGCGGCGCGACCTCGGCATGACCCCGTCGGCCCGGACCCGTGCCCTCGCGAGCGACCTGCGCGCCGGACCGCGCTCCGGCGACGCCGGCGCCGTCCCCCTCCCCGCGGCCCTCGCCCGCCCCGAGGCCACGCCGCTCGTCGGCCGCCGCGAGGAGCTCGCCGCCCTCCGGTCGGCGTGGGCGCACGCCCGCGCGGGCACCGCCGGCGTCGTCGTCGTCGCCGGCGAGGCCGGGAGCGGCAAGACGCGCCTCCTCACCGAGATGGCCCAGGTCGCGCGCCGCGACGGCGCGACCGTGCTCGCCGGGCGCTGCACGGAGGACGGCGTCGTCGCGTTCGCCGCCTTCGCGGAGGCGCTGCGGCCCTACGCCGCCGCCGCCGGCGACACGCTGCCCGGGTGGGTAACGGGCGAGCTCGCCCGCCTCCTGCCGGAGCTCGCCGCCGGCCCCGCCCCCGACGGCGCGCCCGAGGGCGCCCGCCACCGGCTCTTCGAGGCGGTCGCCGCGACCGTCGGCGCGGCGGCGGCGGCCCGGCCGGTGCTGCTCGTCGTGGAGGACCTCCACTGGGCGGACGCCGCCACCCTCCAGATGCTCGCCCACGTGGTGCGCTCCGTCGGATGGGCGCCCCTGCTCGTCCTCGGCTCCACGCGCCACGAGGACGCCGCCGCGGTCCCCGCCCTCCACGCCCTGCTCGGCGACCTGCGCCGCGAGCGGCGCCTCGGCCGCGTCGCGCTCGACGGGCTCACGGAGGCCGAGGTCGGGGCGCTGACGGGCGCGTGGCTCGGGGCGGCGTCCCCGCCGGAGCTGACCGCCGCGGTGCACGCCCGCACCGGCGGCAACCCCCTGTTCGTGGAGGAGCTCGCCCGCCACCTCGCCGAGGCCCACCCCGGCGCGGCGCCGGCGGCGCTGGCCGTCACCGCCGGGGACGCCGTTCCGCAGGGCGTGCGGTCGGTGATCGACCGGCGGCTCGTGCACCTCGGCGACCCCACCGTCCGGGCCGTCCGGGTCGCGGCCGTCCTCGGCGACGAGTTCGACCTCGCCGACCTCGCCGCCGCGTCCGCGACCGGCGACGACGCGCTCGTCGGCCTCCTCGACGCGGCCGTCGCCGCGGGGCTCGTGCACGAGACGGCGGTCCCCGGCCGGTACGGCTTCGCCCACGCGCTGGTGCGCGCCGCCGTGCTCGCCGGCCTCACCGGCACCCGCCGGGCGCTGCTGCACCGCACCGTCGCCGACGCGCTCGAGGCCCTCCCCGGCGACGCCCCGGACCGGCGTGCCGGGGAGATCGCCCGGCACCTCCTCGACGCGCGGCCGCTCGTCGAGGCCCCCCGGGTCGCCGCGGCCGCCCTGCGCGCCGCCGGCCAGGCCACCCGCCGGCTCGCCTACGAGGACGCCGTCGCGCTGCTCGCGCGGACCCTGGACGGCGACCTCGGCGGGCGCGACCCGCTCCGCGCCGAGGTGCTGCTGGCCCTCGGCGACGCCCACCTGCGCCTCGGCGACGCGCCCGTGGCGGACGCCTGCTTCGACGACGCGGCCGCCGTGGCGCGCGACCTCGGCGACCCGGTGGCGCTCGCGCGGGCGGCGCTCGGCCGCGCCGGCCTCGGCGTGGCGATCGGCCCGGTGCGCCCGCCGGTCCGCGCCCTGCTCGAGGAGGCCCTCGGCGTCGTCGACGCGTCGTCGGAGCTGCGGCCCGCCCTCCTCGGGCGGCTCGCGATCGAGCTCTACTACGCCCCGCCCCCCGCACGGCGGGAGGAGCTCAGCGCCGAGGCCCTCGCCGCGGGCCGCCGCGCGGGGGGACGCGCGCTGCGGGAGGCGCTCGGCGCCCGCCACGTCGCCCTCTGGAGCCCCGACCACGCCGAGGAGCGCCTCGCCATCGCCGACGAGATGGTGGCGGCGGCGCGGGCGGCGGGGGACCGCGAGGCCGAGCTCCAAGGGGTCAACTGGCGCGTCGCGGACCTCTTCGAGCTCGGTGAGCGCGACGCCCTGACCGCGGCGATCGCGGAGCACGAGGGCCTCTCGGACGCCCTGCGCCTGCCCGCCTACCGCTGGTACGGGCCGATGTGGCGCGCGGCCCTCGCCCTGCTCGACGACCGCCTCGACGCGGCCGCCGCCCTGTCGGACCAGGGCGCCCGGATCGGCCGGGCCGCCCACGACACGAACGCGGAGCTGCTGTTCGCCGCCCAGCGCCTCGCGATCGACGCCTGCCGCGGCGACCTGACCCCCGGCGCGCACGCCGCCATCCGGGCGCGGATCGAGGGCTCCCCCGCGCGGCTCGCGTGGGTGGCGGGCCTCGGCATCGCGGCCGTCGCCGCGGGCGACCTCGCGGCGGCCCGCCGCGAGCTCCGGGCCGGCATCGCGGACCTCCCGGCGGCGACGGTCGACGTGAACTGGTTGTACGCCGTCCAGGCGCTCGGCGCGGTCGCCGCGCGGCTCGGCGACGTCGCCGCGGCGGAGGTCGTCCACCCCCTCCTCGCACCCCACGCCCATCGCGTCGTGACCGTGGGACGGGGGTGCTTCAGCACCGGGTCCGCGGCGCTGAGCCTCGGGCTGGTCGCGGCGACGCTCGGCGACGCGGCCGGCGCGGTCGCGCACCTCGAGGAGGCGGTGCGGCGCAACGACGCGTTCGGCGCGGTCGCCCTCGCGGCGGCCGCGCGGCGGGCGCTCGCCGCCCGCGTCGACGACCCCGCCCGGGCGGAGGGGCTCCGCCGGGCCGCGGCCGGCGTCGGCGGGGCGACCCTGCCGGGCGACCTCTACCGGTGACGGCCGTGCACGGAGGACTCACGCGGCACTGACGGTGGCGTTGCGGGCGCCGGCGAGCCTGGACGGGTCAACCCCCCCACGAGGAGGACCGCCATGTCCGCTCCGACCACCGCCCGCCCCGCCGGCGCCGACGAGCTCGCCGAGCAGGTCGCCGGCGACCTGATCGCCCCCGGCGACCCCCGCTACGACGAGGCCCGCCGGCTCTGGAACGGGATGATCGACAAGCACCCGGCGCTGATCGTCCGCTGCGCCGACGCCGACGACGTGAGCGCCGTCGTCCGCTTCGCCGCCGCCCGGGGCCTGCCGCTCGCGGTGCGCGGCGGCGGCCACAACGTGGCGGGCACCGCGTCCGTCGACGACGGCGTCGTGATCGACCTCTCCGCGATGCGGGCCGTCCGCGTCGACGCGGACGCGGGGACGGTGCACGTGGAGGGCGGCGCCACCTGGGCCGACGTCGACCGCGTCACCGCGCCCCTCGGCCTCGCCACCCCCGGCGGCGTCGTCTCGGAGACCGGCGTCGCCGGCCTCGCCCTCAGCGGCGGCGTGTCGTCCCAGCGACGCCTCCACGGAATGACGATCGACAACCTCGTGTCCGCCGACGTCGTCCTCGCCGACGGCCGGCAGGTCCACGCGAGCGCCGCCGAGCACGCCGACCTGCACTGGGCGATCCGGGGCGGCGGCGGCAACTTCGGCGTCGTCACGTCGTTCGAGCTGCGCCTGCACCCGCTCGGCCCGGAGGTGTTCGACGTCAACGTCTTCTACCCCGTCGAGGACGCCGCGCGGGTGATCGCGGGCTGGCGCGACGCCGTCGCCGGGGCGCCCGACGAGATCACGAGCGCCGCCTTCGTCTGGACGTTCCCCGTCGTGCCCGACCTGCCGGAGCACCTGCGCGGAGTGCCCTACGTGGGCGTCACCGCCATGTACGCCGGGCCGGTCGCGGAGGGCGAGCGGGCCCTCCGGCCGTTGCGCGCTCTCGCGACGCCCCTCGTCGACATGAGCGGCCCCGTCTCCTACCTCGACAAGCAGCGCTCCCTCGACCCGTACTTCCCCGCCGGGCTCCGGTACTACTGGAAGGCGCTCTACCTCGACGACCTCACCGACGCGGCGGTCGCGCAGACGGTGTCGTGGAGCGCGCGGCGCCCCTCCGACCGCACGCTCGTGGTGATCCGCCACTGCGGGGGCGCCATGTCGCGCGTCGCCGCCCACGAGACGGCGTTCGGCGACCGCTCCTCCGAGTGGATGCTGAGCATCGACGCGACGTGGGACGACCCGGCCGACGACGCGCGCAACATCGCCTGGGCACGCGACTACTGGGACGACGCCCACCGTCACTCCCGGGACGGCAAGACCTACTTCAACTTCCCCGGGCTGCTCGAGGAGGGCGACGCCGCCGTGCGGGCGAGCCACGGCGCGAACCACGCGCGGCTGGCGCGCATCAAGGCGGAGTACGACCCCGGCAACCTCTTCCGCCTCAACCCGAACATCCGCCCCGCGACCTGACCGCCGCGCGGTCCCGCGCGGGTGGACGTGACGCCCGACCCGCTCCTACGCCCCGGAGGCCAGGGGCGGGTCGGTCGTGCCCGCGATCCCCACCGCGGGCGGTGACGGGCCGGCCGGGGTGTGCAGCCCACGCGCCGCGAGCACCGTGAGGAACGCGGCGACGACGGTGGGGTCGAACTGCGTGCCGGCGCCGTCCCGCAGTTCCACGACCGCCTCCTCAGGGGTCCGCGCGACGTCATAGGGGCGGTCGGCGGTCATGGCCTCGAACGCGTCGCAGCAGAAGACGATGCGGGCGAGCAGGGGGATCCGCTCGCCCGCGATGCCGTGCGGGTAGCCGTCGCCGTCCCAGCGTTCGTGCACGGCCACCAGGACGGGGGCGAGATGCGCCAGGCTGGGGATCTCGGCCGCGATCTCCGCCCCCGCCTCGGGATGGCGCCGCATCAGCTCCCACTCGCGGGGGGTGAGGGGCCCCGGCCTGTCGAGGACCTCCTGGGGGACCGCCAGCTTGCCCACGTCGTGCATGCAGGCGACCGCCCTCAGGTCGCTGAGCCGGTCGCCCGCGATCCCGAGGCCCCGCCCGACGGCGACGGCGAGGTCGGCGACGGTGTCCGAGTGCTCACCGGTCGCCCCGTCCTTCGCGGCGAGCGCCCGCAGCATCGAGTGGACGGCGGCGTCCGCTGCGGCACGCACCCGCCGGCGGGGGGCCTCCGAGATGGTGAAGGCCCCGGCGACGACGGCCGGCCCGAGGATCGTCCAGGCGATCGCCATCACGGTCTCGCGGGTCGCCTCGGCCGCCGCGACCCGCTGGGCGGCGAGCAGCGCCTCGGCGGCGATCGCGGTGGCCATGGCCAGTGGGAGGCGGAGGCGTACGCCCGCCAGGCCGAGGAGCAGCAGCAGCACCAGGTGGGCGCCCTCGAAGTCGCCGTCGCCGGGCAGCGCCAGCGGGCTGAGGGCCACGACCATGCATGCGGCGGCGAGGCCGACGGCCCGCGGATCCCCCGAGGGCCAGCGGGGCGCCGCGACGAGCGCCGCCAGGGTCCGCGTGGCACGGCCGGAGCGACCTCCGAGCCCGAGGGGTCCTTCGCGCCCGCGCGGTGCGTCCATGACGCGTCACGATACCCCCGGACGTCGCCCCTCGGGGGGCGTGGGGGCCGCCGTCCTCCGCGCCCGCGGGGTGCACGGGGGCACGCGATCCCGCTACGGTGCCCGACCACCACGGGGCGGACGTGCGGCGGCCGTCCCGGGATGCCGATGGGAGGGTGGATGGACGGTCCCCGCAGACGGGCGTGCGTGGCGGCGGCGCTCGCGGCCCTCGCCGCCGGCGCCGCCGCCGACGCGGCCACCGCGGCGCAGGTCGGCCGGGGGACCCCCGCGAGCTGCACGTCGGCCGCCGTCGAGGGCGCCGTCGCCCGCGGCGGGACCGTCACCTTCGACTGCGGTCCGGCGCCCGTGACCATCGTGATGCGCCGCACCGCGAAGGTCCGCAACACGAGCCGCACCGTCGTCATCGACGGGGGCGGCCTCGTGACGCTCAGCGGGGCGGGCCGCCGGCGGATCCTCTACCAGAACACCTGCGACCGGGCGCAGGTCTGGACCACCAGCCACTGCCAGGACCAGGCGACGCCGCGCCTCGTGGTGCGCGACATCACGTTCGCGGCCGGTGACGCGACGGGGGAGGCGGTCGACGGCGGTGGCGGCGGCGCGATCTTCGCGCGCGGCGGGCGCCTCGAGATCGTCCGGGCCCGCTTCACCGGCAACCGTTGCGACCGCACGGGTCCCGACGTGGGCGGCGCCGCGGTGCGGGTGCTCGACCAGCACCGCGACCGCCCCGTCCGCGTCGTCGGGAGCACCTTCACCGGCGGCCGGTGCGCGAACGGCGGCGCGATCAGCAGCATCGGCGTGTCGTGGGCGATCACCGGCTCCACGTTCACCGGCAACCGCGCCGTCGGCCGGGGCGCGAACCCGGCGCGG
Proteins encoded in this region:
- a CDS encoding FAD-binding oxidoreductase gives rise to the protein MSAPTTARPAGADELAEQVAGDLIAPGDPRYDEARRLWNGMIDKHPALIVRCADADDVSAVVRFAAARGLPLAVRGGGHNVAGTASVDDGVVIDLSAMRAVRVDADAGTVHVEGGATWADVDRVTAPLGLATPGGVVSETGVAGLALSGGVSSQRRLHGMTIDNLVSADVVLADGRQVHASAAEHADLHWAIRGGGGNFGVVTSFELRLHPLGPEVFDVNVFYPVEDAARVIAGWRDAVAGAPDEITSAAFVWTFPVVPDLPEHLRGVPYVGVTAMYAGPVAEGERALRPLRALATPLVDMSGPVSYLDKQRSLDPYFPAGLRYYWKALYLDDLTDAAVAQTVSWSARRPSDRTLVVIRHCGGAMSRVAAHETAFGDRSSEWMLSIDATWDDPADDARNIAWARDYWDDAHRHSRDGKTYFNFPGLLEEGDAAVRASHGANHARLARIKAEYDPGNLFRLNPNIRPAT
- a CDS encoding HD-GYP domain-containing protein: MDAPRGREGPLGLGGRSGRATRTLAALVAAPRWPSGDPRAVGLAAACMVVALSPLALPGDGDFEGAHLVLLLLLGLAGVRLRLPLAMATAIAAEALLAAQRVAAAEATRETVMAIAWTILGPAVVAGAFTISEAPRRRVRAAADAAVHSMLRALAAKDGATGEHSDTVADLAVAVGRGLGIAGDRLSDLRAVACMHDVGKLAVPQEVLDRPGPLTPREWELMRRHPEAGAEIAAEIPSLAHLAPVLVAVHERWDGDGYPHGIAGERIPLLARIVFCCDAFEAMTADRPYDVARTPEEAVVELRDGAGTQFDPTVVAAFLTVLAARGLHTPAGPSPPAVGIAGTTDPPLASGA
- a CDS encoding peptidoglycan DD-metalloendopeptidase family protein, which produces MGNGWANPSGNKAFHSWDFGRVGCGTGHYFGGIAHLGTDSQSNNVGDPVHAIADGTVAQVVNPWDHGAAVGIEHRASDASRFVALYGHVVPRVKPGDRVRRGQVIAKIHEYDADPATPGYEPAQHLHLGIRPLRGGERGSAVALRGRTLCATYDAYGLVEPIAFLRARKPGSAGSSPRGKLDRVRGLQGNRIRVQGWAFDPDNAAKPVKVVAWIDGRPGQKGARRVDLGYATLKRGDVERAFRKKFPGVGNRHGFDRTIDKVSPGSHTVRVYAVNRFKGGGLARLGGRTIRVPKPPTGRWIAYDTTLGIHLVRPDGSQRRMLVNQRGARSPSWSRDGKWVAFEYRPDKFGNITSSTTVHVVRADGRLRRKVARGHTPAWSLDGREVYYLPRNLDRTAGVVLAVNVKTGKIRRTKFVTTARSHDGSQMAHFGGGPCPPPQQPGYENICDAPFWLHIVSTRDGREQTIRVPRRSADPLPLSWSPSGEVLYNCEGAAASRWRDLCAYDTVRRRFTHFRGPSQTAEMAGSFSPDGSQIAVAALEGLYVRPRSRNGVRWLVRNPAVIADPVAGRSNSPFSPAWQP
- a CDS encoding ATP-binding protein, whose amino-acid sequence is MLRIRLVGELRVELDGRGLPALASRRARSLLAWLAYHPGLHPRTRVASVFWPDVLDASARASLRTTLALLRRDLGDGAGAAIAAGRDRIGIEDGPGVVVDVREIDRLAAAGQGDAALALCTDDLLTDLDDDWVLEARDAHRDRVVALLADLGRRAEEAGDLATAIAHARRRRDLEPVSEDAARVLMDRLAASGDAAAAVAVYEAFRAALRRDLGMTPSARTRALASDLRAGPRSGDAGAVPLPAALARPEATPLVGRREELAALRSAWAHARAGTAGVVVVAGEAGSGKTRLLTEMAQVARRDGATVLAGRCTEDGVVAFAAFAEALRPYAAAAGDTLPGWVTGELARLLPELAAGPAPDGAPEGARHRLFEAVAATVGAAAAARPVLLVVEDLHWADAATLQMLAHVVRSVGWAPLLVLGSTRHEDAAAVPALHALLGDLRRERRLGRVALDGLTEAEVGALTGAWLGAASPPELTAAVHARTGGNPLFVEELARHLAEAHPGAAPAALAVTAGDAVPQGVRSVIDRRLVHLGDPTVRAVRVAAVLGDEFDLADLAAASATGDDALVGLLDAAVAAGLVHETAVPGRYGFAHALVRAAVLAGLTGTRRALLHRTVADALEALPGDAPDRRAGEIARHLLDARPLVEAPRVAAAALRAAGQATRRLAYEDAVALLARTLDGDLGGRDPLRAEVLLALGDAHLRLGDAPVADACFDDAAAVARDLGDPVALARAALGRAGLGVAIGPVRPPVRALLEEALGVVDASSELRPALLGRLAIELYYAPPPARREELSAEALAAGRRAGGRALREALGARHVALWSPDHAEERLAIADEMVAAARAAGDREAELQGVNWRVADLFELGERDALTAAIAEHEGLSDALRLPAYRWYGPMWRAALALLDDRLDAAAALSDQGARIGRAAHDTNAELLFAAQRLAIDACRGDLTPGAHAAIRARIEGSPARLAWVAGLGIAAVAAGDLAAARRELRAGIADLPAATVDVNWLYAVQALGAVAARLGDVAAAEVVHPLLAPHAHRVVTVGRGCFSTGSAALSLGLVAATLGDAAGAVAHLEEAVRRNDAFGAVALAAAARRALAARVDDPARAEGLRRAAAGVGGATLPGDLYR